A portion of the Bacillus sp. es.034 genome contains these proteins:
- a CDS encoding DctP family TRAP transporter solute-binding subunit — translation MRTFLFIGLFILTGMVTAYVVGFQTRDGFSAEYDDDQEKMKDQIVIKVSHVVSENTPKGKAVRRFQELVEENTGGKVKVEIYPNGSLYSDISEWNALKNNNVQMIIPATSKVSQYVPEFGLFDLPFAFNSYSQVQQAFEGRIGEILLEKAEKREHVKGVTFWYNGFKQITNNQRPLLTPDDFNRLHFRTMPSEVIKKQYQMMGAAVSNLPFNKTYENLEVGFIDGQENTISNIYSKKLYDHQAYLTVSNHSYLGYVVLMNEEFWNELPEEYQVEINDAMIQTTDWIRRHSIEMNDEQMRELKRNTDLDIHILLNSEKEEWKEKLAPLYDEYEDVFGEELMGEISEINGRRR, via the coding sequence ATGAGAACCTTTTTGTTCATTGGCCTCTTTATCCTGACAGGGATGGTGACCGCCTATGTGGTTGGGTTTCAAACACGGGATGGATTTTCTGCAGAATATGACGATGATCAGGAAAAAATGAAGGATCAAATCGTCATCAAGGTGAGTCATGTCGTGTCGGAAAACACCCCTAAAGGAAAAGCAGTCAGGCGATTTCAAGAGCTTGTAGAAGAAAATACCGGGGGAAAAGTAAAGGTGGAAATCTATCCGAACGGCTCCCTGTATTCGGATATCAGTGAATGGAATGCCCTTAAGAATAATAATGTGCAGATGATCATTCCGGCCACATCCAAAGTATCGCAGTATGTTCCTGAGTTCGGACTATTTGATTTACCTTTTGCCTTCAATAGCTACAGTCAGGTACAACAAGCTTTTGAAGGAAGGATTGGAGAGATACTACTAGAAAAAGCAGAAAAGCGTGAACACGTAAAAGGTGTCACCTTTTGGTATAACGGATTTAAACAAATAACGAATAATCAGCGTCCTTTACTAACCCCAGATGATTTTAACCGTCTACACTTTCGCACGATGCCAAGTGAAGTCATAAAGAAACAATATCAAATGATGGGGGCGGCTGTAAGTAATCTCCCTTTTAATAAAACCTATGAAAATCTCGAGGTCGGCTTTATTGATGGACAGGAAAATACGATATCCAATATATACTCCAAGAAGCTCTATGATCATCAAGCCTACCTCACTGTCAGCAACCATTCATACTTGGGTTATGTGGTTCTAATGAATGAAGAGTTTTGGAATGAGTTACCCGAAGAGTACCAGGTAGAAATCAATGATGCGATGATCCAAACCACAGACTGGATCCGACGGCATTCCATTGAAATGAATGATGAGCAAATGCGAGAATTGAAGAGAAACACCGATTTGGATATTCATATTCTGCTGAATTCAGAGAAAGAAGAGTGGAAAGAGAAACTGGCTCCTTTGTATGATGAATATGAAGATGTGTTTGGGGAGGAATTGATGGGGGAGATTAGTGAAATAAACGGCAGACGTCGGTAA
- a CDS encoding manganese-dependent inorganic pyrophosphatase: protein MSKTLIFGHKNPDTDTITSALVYADLKSKIGMDVEPVRLGEVNGETQYALDYFKVEAPRLVEKVAAETDTVILVDHNERQQSAEDIEEVRVLEVIDHHRIANFETADPLYYRAEPVGCTATILNKIYKEKGVEVTKEMAGLMLSAIISDSLLFKSPTCTDEDVAAANELAEIAGVDPQVYGLEMLKAGANMSTKSVAELVTLDAKEFSMGNAKVEVAQINVVDTNDVFGRQVEVEAAMETMIKEKGLDLFLLVVTDILENDSTALALGSKTAEVEKAFNVTLQNNTALLKGVVSRKKQIVPVLTDAMK, encoded by the coding sequence ATGAGTAAAACACTAATTTTCGGACACAAAAACCCGGACACGGATACGATCACATCGGCACTGGTTTATGCTGATTTGAAATCAAAAATCGGGATGGACGTAGAGCCGGTTCGTCTAGGTGAAGTTAACGGTGAAACCCAGTATGCCCTTGATTACTTTAAAGTCGAAGCACCACGTTTGGTAGAAAAGGTTGCGGCTGAGACGGATACGGTCATCCTGGTTGACCACAATGAGCGCCAGCAAAGTGCCGAGGACATCGAAGAAGTACGCGTTCTTGAAGTCATCGATCATCACCGCATCGCGAACTTTGAAACGGCAGATCCCCTGTACTACCGTGCTGAGCCGGTTGGCTGTACGGCAACGATCTTAAACAAGATCTATAAGGAAAAAGGGGTAGAGGTCACGAAGGAAATGGCTGGACTGATGCTTTCAGCGATCATCTCTGATTCCCTATTGTTCAAATCACCAACATGCACAGACGAAGATGTTGCGGCTGCAAATGAACTGGCTGAAATCGCGGGCGTCGACCCACAGGTATACGGCTTGGAAATGCTTAAAGCAGGAGCGAATATGAGCACGAAATCAGTCGCTGAACTTGTGACCCTTGATGCGAAAGAATTCTCCATGGGTAACGCGAAAGTGGAAGTGGCACAAATCAACGTTGTTGATACGAATGACGTATTCGGACGTCAGGTAGAAGTCGAAGCGGCCATGGAAACAATGATCAAGGAAAAAGGACTGGATCTATTCCTTCTTGTCGTAACGGACATCCTGGAAAACGACTCAACGGCCCTTGCCCTTGGGAGCAAAACGGCTGAAGTGGAGAAAGCGTTCAACGTCACACTCCAAAACAACACGGCTCTATTAAAAGGCGTGGTATCCCGTAAGAAGCAAATCGTACCTGTGTTGACGGATGCGATGAAATAA
- a CDS encoding VOC family protein, translated as MNFKKIHHIAIICSDYTKSKDFYVNKLGLDIKQEIYREERDSYKLDLALNGEYIIELFSFPEAPARPSYPEARGLRHLAFEVEDIEGAVEALNQKGIKAEEIRIDPYTDKKFTFFEDPDGLPLELYEI; from the coding sequence ATGAACTTCAAAAAAATCCACCACATCGCCATCATCTGCTCAGACTACACCAAATCGAAAGACTTTTACGTCAACAAACTCGGTTTAGATATAAAGCAGGAAATATACCGGGAAGAAAGAGATTCTTATAAGCTCGATCTCGCGTTGAACGGAGAATATATCATTGAACTGTTCTCATTCCCTGAGGCCCCGGCGCGGCCGAGTTATCCGGAAGCACGGGGGCTGCGCCATTTAGCCTTTGAAGTGGAGGATATAGAGGGTGCGGTAGAGGCACTGAATCAAAAAGGTATTAAAGCAGAGGAAATAAGAATAGATCCTTATACGGATAAAAAATTCACGTTTTTCGAAGATCCCGATGGACTGCCGTTGGAGCTCTATGAAATCTGA
- a CDS encoding helix-turn-helix domain-containing protein, with translation MDYSVIGKKIKELRKVVGLTQGELAEGICTQALISRIEKGDIYPSATSLYQISKKLGVDVNYFFEIGLTPRLDYVREVERQLKKLRVKLKYDEILEIVKTEEKNPLFLKDETNLQLLYWHKGIYVNEVEKNKDEALIILERALSLTYNQKKAMSEREMNIMISMGILEFSRRNHERALEIYEDVNAALTYNDQLSDKSIKTRLLYNIARVLTRLGKYRESTRYCEEGIRWIIEEENLYGFAQLNYHIGYNLELEEKYGEALPYLVKAALLFDIQYNTTLSTFIEGKIEELKEKMSQNF, from the coding sequence GTGGACTATTCAGTCATCGGGAAAAAGATAAAGGAATTGAGGAAAGTCGTCGGTTTGACTCAGGGAGAACTGGCAGAAGGAATATGTACCCAGGCTCTGATCAGCAGGATAGAGAAGGGGGATATCTATCCGAGCGCCACGTCTCTCTATCAAATTTCAAAGAAGCTTGGTGTCGATGTAAACTACTTTTTTGAGATTGGGCTGACTCCCCGCCTGGATTATGTGAGAGAGGTTGAACGGCAACTAAAGAAGCTGAGAGTGAAATTGAAATATGATGAAATCCTTGAGATTGTCAAAACCGAAGAGAAGAATCCGTTATTTCTAAAAGACGAAACCAATCTTCAACTTCTCTACTGGCATAAAGGAATCTATGTGAATGAGGTCGAAAAAAATAAAGACGAGGCTCTGATCATATTAGAGAGGGCCCTCTCACTGACATATAATCAGAAAAAGGCGATGTCAGAGCGTGAAATGAATATCATGATCAGTATGGGGATTCTGGAATTCAGCCGACGCAACCATGAACGGGCTTTAGAGATCTACGAAGACGTCAATGCCGCTTTGACTTACAATGACCAGCTTAGTGATAAGTCCATTAAAACACGACTGTTGTATAATATCGCGAGGGTACTGACGAGACTTGGAAAGTATCGTGAATCCACCAGGTATTGTGAAGAAGGCATTCGCTGGATCATAGAAGAAGAAAATTTATATGGCTTCGCTCAATTGAATTATCATATCGGATATAACTTGGAACTGGAAGAGAAATACGGAGAGGCTTTACCTTACCTCGTTAAAGCTGCTTTGTTGTTCGACATTCAATATAATACAACGTTATCTACTTTTATCGAAGGGAAGATAGAAGAACTGAAAGAAAAGATGAGTCAGAATTTTTAG
- a CDS encoding helix-turn-helix domain-containing protein: MDYSIIGKKIKELRQGVDITQGELAEGICTQALISRIEKGETDPNATALYQISKRLGVDVNYFFEIGTTPRLDYVKEVERQLRQLRKKHLYKEMIEMVKAEEHNPLFQQKENLQLLYWHKGIYLFEVERKSEEGLSLLRNALSLTSEGKKALSEREMEILLTIGGFYVGMEDYLEALNYYNQVRDAVRTNRQLNDKSIKTRLLYNVARALTRLGRYEESIDHCREGIKWCIEEEHLYGFAQLHYHIGYNFELEGKIEQALSYIDTSILLFESLKNHEHTAFLTKKKEELSLKLM, from the coding sequence GTGGATTACTCCATCATTGGTAAAAAGATAAAGGAGTTACGCCAGGGAGTGGATATTACTCAAGGCGAGCTGGCAGAAGGAATATGTACACAGGCACTGATCAGCCGGATTGAAAAAGGGGAAACCGATCCCAATGCCACTGCACTTTATCAAATCTCGAAAAGGCTTGGTGTGGATGTGAATTATTTCTTTGAAATAGGAACCACACCCCGTCTGGACTATGTAAAAGAAGTTGAACGTCAATTGCGTCAGTTAAGAAAAAAACATCTATATAAAGAAATGATCGAAATGGTGAAGGCCGAGGAGCATAATCCACTTTTTCAGCAAAAGGAAAACCTTCAGCTCCTTTATTGGCACAAAGGAATCTACCTATTTGAAGTGGAACGGAAATCGGAAGAAGGACTTTCATTATTAAGGAATGCCCTCTCCCTTACATCAGAAGGGAAAAAGGCTCTGTCAGAGCGTGAAATGGAGATTCTTCTGACGATTGGGGGATTTTATGTCGGGATGGAGGATTATTTAGAAGCTCTCAACTATTATAATCAAGTAAGAGATGCCGTAAGGACCAACAGGCAATTGAACGATAAATCCATAAAAACCCGATTGCTCTATAATGTTGCCAGGGCATTGACTCGACTAGGCAGATACGAAGAATCAATCGACCATTGCAGAGAAGGAATAAAATGGTGTATCGAAGAAGAACACTTATATGGTTTTGCACAGCTTCATTATCATATCGGTTATAATTTCGAGCTGGAAGGCAAGATTGAACAGGCCTTATCCTATATTGATACATCCATATTATTATTTGAATCACTTAAGAATCATGAGCACACTGCATTTTTAACAAAGAAAAAAGAAGAATTATCTTTAAAATTGATGTGA
- the murB gene encoding UDP-N-acetylmuramate dehydrogenase has translation MYNKEKVFEELTKVMHSDNIKRDELLRDHLYTKLGGRADFFLTPTTYEEVQNIVKLSNKVDVPFTLLGNGSNLIVKDGGIRGIVLHLKNFKDIKATDQQIVAQSGAAIIDVSRRALAEQLSGLEFACGIPGTVGGALFMNAGAYGGEIKDVLDYCHVVDREGNLVKRTASELELDYRHSNISEKGDIVLEATFSLQPGVYEDIKAIMDDLTDKRESKQPLEYPSCGSVFKRPPGYFAGKLIQDSELQGTNFGGAEVSTKHAGFIVNKDNATATDYISLIEHVQKTVKEKFDVELEREVRIIGEDLE, from the coding sequence ATGTATAATAAAGAAAAAGTGTTTGAAGAATTAACGAAGGTCATGCATTCGGACAATATTAAGCGTGACGAATTGTTAAGAGATCATTTGTATACGAAGCTCGGGGGAAGAGCAGACTTCTTTCTTACCCCGACCACTTATGAAGAAGTTCAAAACATCGTGAAGCTTTCGAATAAAGTAGATGTGCCCTTTACGCTACTCGGAAACGGCTCGAATTTGATCGTGAAGGATGGCGGAATTCGCGGCATCGTCCTTCACTTAAAGAACTTCAAGGACATTAAAGCAACGGATCAGCAGATTGTCGCTCAAAGCGGCGCGGCCATCATCGATGTGTCGAGGCGTGCGTTAGCCGAGCAGTTATCTGGACTGGAGTTTGCTTGCGGCATTCCGGGTACGGTAGGCGGTGCCCTGTTCATGAACGCAGGGGCGTACGGTGGAGAGATCAAGGATGTCCTTGATTACTGCCATGTCGTCGATCGTGAAGGAAACCTTGTGAAACGGACAGCGTCAGAACTTGAGCTTGATTACCGGCACAGTAACATCTCTGAAAAAGGGGATATCGTCCTGGAGGCGACGTTCAGTCTGCAGCCCGGGGTTTATGAAGACATCAAGGCCATCATGGATGATTTAACGGACAAACGGGAGTCCAAGCAGCCCCTTGAATATCCATCATGTGGGAGTGTCTTTAAACGTCCTCCTGGATATTTCGCAGGGAAATTGATTCAGGACAGCGAACTTCAAGGTACGAACTTCGGCGGTGCAGAAGTATCCACCAAACATGCCGGCTTCATTGTGAATAAAGACAACGCAACGGCAACTGATTATATTTCACTGATTGAACATGTTCAGAAGACGGTGAAAGAAAAGTTTGATGTCGAGCTTGAGCGGGAAGTCCGTATCATCGGGGAAGACCTGGAATAA
- a CDS encoding bifunctional 2',3'-cyclic-nucleotide 2'-phosphodiesterase/3'-nucleotidase yields the protein MIPQATPSITYAEVMDKDIVKLRILETTDIHVNLANYDYYQDTVTDKYGLAKTATLIKQARAESQNSLLFDNGDLIQGNPLGDYVAKEDPLQDGEIHPVYKAMNLLDYDAGNVGNHEFNYGLDFLGTSLKGSNFPYVNANVYVDDKDGNPDNDKNYFKPYEILDRTVVDEDGEEHAIKVGVIGFVPPQIMQWDKGNLEGKVVAKDIIETANKFVPQMKADGADVIVAIPHSGIGNVTQEGMEENATYDLSKVDGINAILFGHSHGVFPSDSYSRIEGVDVKKGTINGVGSVMPGSWGDHLGLVDLELELKDGKWDVTNTQATTRSILNPDGTPAVEADQSILDAVKEEHEATIEWVRSAVGETTSPINSYFALVSDDPSVQIVTNAQKWYVEKYIKGTEYDGIPVLSAGAPFKAGTRANPDYYTDIPAGEIAIKNVSDLYLYPNTLQAVLLTGADVKEWLEMSAGQFNQIDPSTSEEQNLVNGDYRSYNFDVIDGVTYEIDVTQPSKYDAEGALVNKDSSRIKNLKFNGKSIDPNQKFIVATNNYRASGKFPGVKNSEIIVKSPDENRNVIIDYIMDKKTIDPEADGNWSFTPVKGNTNIVFETSLKAQNYIKDARKYKFLGEKDSGFGKYSIKLKESDGTNPGQEMKENRGFITNLISNVANLLK from the coding sequence CTGATTCCTCAAGCCACTCCTTCCATTACTTATGCTGAAGTCATGGACAAAGATATTGTAAAGCTTCGTATACTTGAAACAACCGACATCCACGTGAACCTCGCAAACTATGATTACTATCAAGATACAGTGACAGATAAATACGGACTCGCCAAAACGGCTACCCTCATTAAACAGGCACGAGCTGAATCACAGAACTCATTATTGTTCGATAATGGAGATCTGATCCAGGGAAATCCACTTGGAGATTATGTAGCAAAAGAAGACCCGCTTCAAGATGGGGAAATCCACCCTGTCTACAAAGCGATGAATCTGCTGGACTATGATGCCGGGAATGTCGGGAATCATGAGTTCAACTATGGTCTTGATTTCCTCGGTACATCATTAAAAGGCTCCAACTTTCCATATGTGAATGCCAATGTGTATGTAGATGATAAAGACGGGAATCCAGACAATGATAAAAACTATTTTAAACCGTATGAAATCCTTGATCGCACGGTAGTCGATGAAGACGGTGAAGAGCATGCAATCAAAGTCGGCGTCATCGGTTTCGTCCCTCCACAGATCATGCAGTGGGATAAAGGGAACCTTGAAGGAAAAGTCGTTGCCAAAGACATCATTGAGACTGCGAACAAGTTCGTCCCTCAAATGAAGGCTGACGGCGCTGATGTGATTGTCGCGATCCCTCACTCGGGTATCGGTAACGTCACACAGGAAGGCATGGAGGAGAACGCAACGTATGACCTTTCTAAAGTAGATGGAATCAACGCGATTTTGTTCGGCCATTCTCACGGGGTCTTCCCTTCTGATTCGTATAGCAGGATTGAAGGGGTAGACGTGAAGAAAGGAACGATCAACGGCGTCGGATCAGTCATGCCTGGTTCCTGGGGAGATCATCTCGGACTCGTTGACCTTGAACTGGAATTGAAAGATGGAAAATGGGATGTGACGAATACCCAGGCTACCACCCGCTCTATCCTGAATCCAGACGGAACGCCTGCTGTTGAGGCTGACCAAAGCATCCTCGACGCAGTGAAAGAAGAGCATGAGGCGACGATTGAATGGGTCCGCAGTGCAGTCGGGGAAACAACTTCTCCAATCAATAGTTATTTCGCTCTTGTCAGTGATGATCCTTCCGTTCAAATCGTGACAAACGCACAGAAATGGTATGTTGAAAAGTATATCAAAGGGACTGAATATGACGGCATCCCTGTTCTATCTGCAGGTGCCCCGTTTAAAGCGGGTACACGAGCGAATCCTGATTATTATACAGACATCCCGGCAGGTGAAATCGCCATCAAGAACGTATCTGACCTGTACCTTTATCCAAACACGCTTCAAGCCGTACTGCTTACAGGTGCCGACGTGAAAGAATGGCTTGAAATGTCTGCGGGTCAGTTCAATCAAATCGACCCTTCTACATCAGAAGAACAAAATCTTGTGAATGGTGACTACCGCTCCTATAACTTTGACGTGATTGACGGCGTCACCTATGAAATCGATGTGACCCAGCCTTCTAAATACGATGCTGAAGGCGCTCTTGTAAACAAAGACTCAAGCCGCATCAAAAACCTAAAGTTTAATGGAAAATCCATCGATCCTAACCAGAAGTTCATCGTGGCCACCAATAACTATCGTGCAAGCGGAAAATTTCCTGGTGTGAAAAACTCAGAAATTATTGTGAAATCACCAGATGAGAATCGGAACGTGATCATTGATTACATCATGGATAAAAAGACCATCGATCCGGAAGCGGATGGGAACTGGTCGTTTACCCCTGTGAAAGGTAATACGAATATCGTTTTCGAAACGTCCCTGAAAGCCCAGAATTACATCAAGGATGCGAGAAAGTATAAGTTCCTCGGGGAAAAGGACAGTGGGTTCGGTAAGTATTCGATCAAACTGAAAGAAAGCGATGGAACGAATCCCGGACAGGAAATGAAAGAAAACCGCGGGTTCATCACAAACCTCATCTCGAATGTGGCTAATCTCTTAAAATAA
- a CDS encoding DMT family transporter: MARLYTALIGLSLIWGMSFVFIKWLVEPAGVWGTVFLRCLAGALVLLPIFFIQRKREGKKPLPLWKLLVVGIGNAALPWTLIALSETQINSNTASILNATTPIWTGLVGFLFFSVVLTGFQWIGIAVGFIGILVLMNFEVSGIFSSDFVGVGTMVLATMSYAFASQFTKKYLAGTSVVVISTFQLLIGAAVGFVGMMVTDPISVGDLATGEVILGILGLGCLGSGVATLLYFYIMTNGSPEFASTVTYLIPGTAMIWGFVLLREPVTHNLILGLLIIFAGVFLSSRKSKKIITSLPAGTR, from the coding sequence TTGGCACGATTATACACGGCTCTAATCGGCTTAAGCCTGATCTGGGGTATGTCTTTCGTTTTTATAAAATGGTTGGTGGAACCGGCAGGAGTGTGGGGGACGGTGTTTTTACGATGCCTGGCAGGGGCCCTCGTGCTTCTTCCGATCTTTTTCATACAGAGGAAAAGAGAAGGGAAGAAACCACTTCCGCTATGGAAACTCCTCGTTGTGGGAATCGGCAATGCTGCCCTTCCCTGGACCCTGATCGCCTTAAGTGAAACGCAAATCAACAGCAATACCGCGTCCATCCTGAACGCGACTACTCCGATTTGGACAGGGTTGGTTGGATTTTTATTCTTCTCCGTTGTGTTGACGGGATTTCAATGGATCGGGATCGCGGTCGGTTTCATCGGCATCCTGGTGCTCATGAACTTTGAAGTGAGCGGCATTTTCTCGTCTGATTTTGTCGGGGTGGGAACGATGGTACTGGCCACGATGAGCTACGCCTTTGCTTCCCAGTTCACGAAAAAATACCTGGCAGGAACCAGTGTAGTCGTCATCTCCACCTTTCAGCTGTTGATCGGGGCTGCGGTGGGGTTTGTCGGCATGATGGTCACGGATCCCATCTCTGTCGGTGATTTGGCGACAGGAGAGGTCATCCTCGGCATTTTAGGACTGGGCTGCCTCGGTTCGGGTGTAGCAACACTCCTGTATTTCTACATCATGACCAACGGGAGCCCCGAATTTGCCTCGACTGTGACGTACCTGATACCGGGTACGGCGATGATCTGGGGATTCGTGCTTCTTAGGGAACCAGTGACCCACAATCTCATTTTGGGCTTGCTGATCATATTCGCAGGGGTATTCCTATCGTCCCGAAAATCCAAGAAAATCATCACATCCCTGCCGGCAGGGACGAGGTAA
- a CDS encoding DegV family protein: MKTAIVTDSTAYIPKELRDRLNIHMIPLSVIFGGETYQEEVDITASEFYEEVSIQEKLPTTSQPPVGQFVELFEKLSKDYDAVISIHLSSGISGTYQGAVQAGEMVKSIKVYPYDSEISCMIQGFYAIEGANLAREGKTAEEIVGLLDEMKKSVQAYFMVDDLAHLQRGGRLSQAQAIIGSLLQVKPLLHFVDKVIVPFEKIRTKKKALKRVEGMLEEAVASGEAYQASIIHANREEEAIEWKNELQEKYPNVEFNVSYFGPVIGTHLGEGSMGMGWARKMSE; this comes from the coding sequence ATGAAAACGGCAATTGTAACGGATAGTACCGCCTACATCCCGAAAGAATTGCGTGATCGACTCAACATACATATGATTCCTCTCAGCGTCATTTTCGGAGGAGAAACCTATCAAGAAGAAGTTGATATTACGGCAAGCGAATTTTACGAAGAAGTCAGCATCCAGGAAAAGCTTCCTACCACTTCACAGCCCCCGGTCGGACAATTCGTCGAGCTATTCGAGAAACTTTCCAAGGACTACGATGCCGTCATTTCCATTCACCTGTCCAGTGGAATCAGCGGTACCTATCAAGGTGCCGTGCAGGCAGGTGAAATGGTCAAAAGCATTAAAGTATATCCCTATGACTCTGAAATCAGCTGCATGATCCAAGGCTTTTACGCCATCGAAGGGGCCAACCTTGCCCGGGAAGGAAAAACGGCTGAAGAAATCGTCGGGTTATTGGATGAAATGAAGAAATCCGTACAGGCCTACTTCATGGTCGATGACCTCGCCCACCTGCAGCGGGGAGGACGGTTATCCCAAGCACAGGCCATCATCGGGAGCCTGTTACAGGTAAAACCACTGCTGCACTTCGTGGACAAAGTCATTGTTCCATTTGAAAAAATCCGCACGAAAAAGAAAGCGTTGAAGCGGGTAGAAGGAATGCTTGAAGAAGCGGTAGCGTCCGGCGAAGCCTATCAAGCTTCCATCATCCACGCCAATCGGGAAGAAGAAGCGATTGAATGGAAAAACGAGCTTCAGGAGAAGTATCCGAACGTGGAATTCAATGTGAGTTACTTTGGTCCGGTCATCGGGACTCATTTAGGTGAAGGATCGATGGGGATGGGCTGGGCTCGGAAGATGAGTGAGTAG
- a CDS encoding DEAD/DEAH box helicase — protein MRFALMNHRLIPEPLLKEPHPLLQKISEYTSIPPQPINPPFPFSSELQSYLSGRSLLVEEFPFSIHTLHEHYLNGYVSYEKGVDKGQCHRCGNNKPHLFATFNCSRCHTGCTYCRNCIMMGRVSECTPLIRWNGPEPESPPVTFEWSGTLSEAQKAASEQMISAVQANNDLLVWAVCGAGKTEVLFEGIYEALQQNKRVCIAAPRTDVILELSPRLKKVFPQTGITTLYGGSEERHSYGQLVLSTTHQLYRYKEAFDVMIIDEVDAFPYSYDSSLQGAVEKARKPQSSIIYLTATPDQKTQQECVRGKRNFIGIPARFHRHPIPLPKFVWCGLWKKSLKKNRIPPVLKKWTLLRLQQSKQALIFFPTVDLMEKALPLFQDMHPLIESVHAEDPKRKEKVMSMRQGEIPILLTTTILERGVTIPNIDVAVLGAEEKIFTESALVQIAGRVGRSADYPTGDIVYFHYGRTRDMIKALLHIDKMNKEAGKRGLLHGH, from the coding sequence TTGCGTTTTGCTTTAATGAATCACAGGTTAATCCCTGAGCCTCTTTTAAAAGAACCACACCCCCTTCTCCAAAAAATCTCAGAATACACTTCTATTCCGCCACAACCAATCAATCCACCCTTTCCATTTTCATCAGAACTGCAATCCTATCTAAGTGGAAGGTCTTTATTAGTAGAAGAGTTTCCATTTTCAATTCATACCCTCCATGAGCATTATTTGAATGGCTATGTTTCTTATGAAAAGGGTGTGGACAAGGGTCAGTGTCATCGTTGTGGAAATAATAAACCTCATCTATTTGCAACCTTCAATTGTTCCAGATGCCACACCGGATGCACCTACTGCCGGAATTGCATCATGATGGGGAGGGTGTCTGAGTGCACGCCGCTCATAAGGTGGAATGGTCCCGAACCGGAGTCTCCACCGGTAACGTTCGAATGGTCCGGTACCCTTTCAGAGGCGCAAAAAGCAGCCTCGGAACAAATGATATCTGCCGTTCAAGCCAACAACGATCTCCTCGTCTGGGCTGTTTGTGGAGCCGGAAAGACCGAGGTTCTCTTTGAAGGAATATATGAAGCGCTGCAACAGAATAAACGAGTCTGCATTGCCGCACCCCGTACCGATGTCATCCTGGAACTGTCTCCCCGCCTCAAAAAAGTCTTTCCTCAAACAGGGATCACCACCCTGTACGGTGGCTCCGAGGAACGACATAGCTATGGTCAACTGGTTCTCTCTACTACCCATCAACTCTACAGGTACAAAGAAGCCTTCGATGTCATGATCATAGACGAAGTCGACGCGTTTCCCTATTCCTACGATTCCTCCCTGCAAGGGGCAGTAGAAAAAGCCCGGAAGCCCCAATCGTCCATCATTTACTTGACGGCAACCCCGGATCAGAAAACGCAACAGGAATGTGTCCGGGGAAAAAGAAACTTCATTGGAATACCGGCCCGTTTCCACCGGCATCCGATTCCCCTTCCCAAGTTTGTCTGGTGCGGACTCTGGAAAAAATCCCTGAAGAAAAATCGAATTCCCCCTGTACTGAAAAAATGGACCTTATTAAGGCTCCAGCAATCCAAACAAGCCCTGATTTTCTTCCCCACCGTCGACCTTATGGAAAAGGCCCTGCCTCTATTTCAAGACATGCATCCTCTCATAGAATCGGTTCATGCCGAAGATCCTAAACGAAAAGAAAAAGTAATGAGTATGAGACAGGGAGAAATTCCGATTTTACTTACGACTACCATTTTAGAACGTGGTGTAACAATCCCAAACATTGATGTAGCCGTCCTTGGAGCAGAAGAGAAGATTTTCACCGAAAGTGCACTCGTTCAAATCGCCGGCAGGGTGGGAAGGAGCGCTGACTACCCAACGGGGGATATCGTGTATTTTCATTATGGCCGCACAAGGGACATGATCAAGGCGCTTCTTCATATCGACAAAATGAATAAGGAAGCGGGGAAAAGGGGGTTGCTTCATGGTCACTGA